AGCGGACACGCCGGAAGAACGGATCGCCGCCCGCCGCAAGGTGAAGGACGCCTTCGAAGGCCTGATCGGCCGGATCGAGGGGCTGACGCATATCGAGGTCGGCGTCGACATCTCCAATGTCGACTATGCCTGCGACGTTGTGCTGGTCTCCGAATTTGCGGATGCGGCCGGTCTTGAACGCTATGCCAGCCACCCCGAACATCTCAGGGTCCGGCAGGAACTCGGCGATCTCCGGATCGCCCGCCACCAGGTGGACTATGTCGCGGACAGGGCCCGATCGGCCTGACGGCCTCGCCTCCGCTGAACACCGGCCTCGACGGCCCAAGGGCGAAAACGCCCGTCCAGAACTGATCACGGCTCCGGTCGAGACGCGGAGCCGCGGGACGAGGAGACGAAGCCATGGTCGGCCCATTCGTTTATGGGGCCCTGCCGGCGCGGGTCGTGTTCGGAAGCGGAACGCTCGCCACGCTGCCGCGGGAGCTCGAAAGGCTCGGCCGAAGCCGGGCGCTGGTCCTGACCACCCCACAGCAGTCCGGGGAAGGCGAACGGCTGGCCGGCCTCATCGGCCGGGCCGCAGCCGGCGTCCATGCCGGCGCCGTGATGCACACGCCGGTCGAGGCGACCGAGACGGCGGTCGCGGCGCTCTCCGCTTCGGGCGCGGATTGCGTCGTGGCGCTCGGCGGCGGCTCCACGATAGGCCTCGGCAAGGCGCTCGCGCTGCGCACCGGCATCGACCAGATCGCCATCCCGACCACCTATGCCGGCTCGGAAATGACACCGATCCTCGGCGAGACCCGGGACGGGGTGAAGACCACCCAGCGCAGCCTCGCCGTGCTGCCCGAGACGGTCATCTACGACGTCGACCTGACCCTCACCCTGCCGGCCGGGCTGAGCGGCACTTCCGGCATCAATGCCATCGCCCATGCGGTGGAGGCGCTCTATGCCGAGGACCGCAATCCCGTGACCTCGCTGATGGCCGAGGAGGCCATCCGGGCCCTCGGACGGGCCCTGCCGCGCATCGCGGCCGAGCCGGCCGACCGCGCGGCGCGCGCCGATGCGCTCTACGGCGCTTGGCTCGCCGGCTCCTGCCTCGGCACGGTCGGCATGGCGCTGCATCACAAGCTCTGCCACACGCTCGGCGGCTCGTTCGACCTGCCCCATGCCGAAACCCACACGGTGATCCTGCCGCATGCGCTGGCCTATAACCGGTCCGCCGCGGCCGAGGCGACCGCACGGGCGGCGCGGGCGCTCGGCACCGCCGATGCGCCGCGCGGCCTGTTCGACCTCGCCGGTGCCGTCGGCGCCCGCCGCTCGCTGCGCGAGCTCGGCATGGCCGAAACCGATATCGACCGGGCTGCCGACCTTGCCGTGCGCAATCCCTACTGGAACCCGCGGCCGATCGAACGCGACGCCGTCCGCGCCCTCATCGCCCGGGCCTGGGCCGGCGCGCCGCCGGCGGAGGCCGCGGCGTGACCCGCCGGGTCCTGATCCGCGGCGGCACCATCGTCTCGATGGAGCCGGCCATCGGCGAGCTCGCCCGCGGCGACCTGCTGGTCGAGGGCGAGCGGATCGCCGCGATCGCCCCGTCGATCCCGGCCGATGACGCCGAGATTGTCGACGCGACCGACCGCATCGTCGTTCCCGGCTTCGTCAACGCGCATCAGCACACCTGGCAGACCGCGCTGCGCGGCATCGCCGCCAACTGGACCCTGCCGGAATATTTCGGCTGGGTGCATCGCGGCCTGGCGACCCGGTTCCGGCCCGACGACATCCATGTCGCGACGCTCGCCGGCGCCCTCGGCCAGATCGATGCCGGCGCGACCACCCTGGTCGACTGGTGCCACAACAATCCGACGCCCGAGCATACCGACGCGGCCGTCGACGCCCTGGTCGAGAGCGGCATCCGCGCCGCCTTCTTTCACGGCTCGCCGAAGCCGGACCCGAAGCCGGGCGAGCCGCATTTTTCCGAAGTGCCGCATCCGCGCGGCGAGATCGAGCGGCTGGCCCGCGGCCGGATCGGCGGCCGCGACGGGCGTGTGACGCTCGGCATGGCCATTCTCGGCCCGCATTATGCGACGCTGGAGGTGACCCGTGCCGACCTCGCGCTGGCGCGCGAGTTCGGCCTCGTCGCCTCGCTGCACCAGGGCGGCGGCCCGGCGCGCAGCCCCGGTGGCTGGCACCGGCTGATCGGCGAGGGGCTGGTCGGCCCCGGGCTCAACATCGTCCATGGCAACGATCTCGACGATGCGCTGCTGGACAGGCTGGTCGCCGCCGGCGCCTCCTTCACCGTCACGCCGGAGAACGAGATGGCCCAGGGCCACGGCGTGCCGATCACCGGCCGCCTCATCGCCCGCGGCACGGCTCCCTCGCTCGGCGTCGACATCGAAAGCGTCGTCTCGGCCGATCTCTTCACCGTCGCGCGCATGGCGCTCGCAGGGCAGCGCCTGATCGACAATGTCGCGGGCCGGCAGGCGACCGGTGCGATCCCGCCGACCGCGACCGTCACGACGCGCGCCGCGCTCGGCTGGCTGACCATCGAGGGTGCGCGCATGCTCGGCCTCGACCACCGCATCGGCTCGCTCAGCCCCGGCAAGCAGGCCGATCTCGTGCTGCTCGACGCCAGCCGGCTCAACCTCTTTCCGGTCCACGATCCGATCGCGAGCGTGGTGATGCAGGCCGGCATCGCCAATGTCGAGAGCGTGATGATCGGCGGGCGCTTCGCCAAGCGCCACGGCCGGCTGATCCGGACCGATCTCGCCGGCCTGAAGGCCCGTCTCAAGGCCTCGGGCCAGCGCATTCTGGGCGAGCTCGGCCTCGCCGCCGCAGCATAGGACGATCGCAGATGGCACGGATCGCATTCATTGGACTGGGCAAGCTCGGACTGCCGATGGCCGCGCGGCTGGTCGCGGCCGGCCATCGGGTCGCCGGCTCCGACCGCGCGCCGGAGCGCAACGCGCTCGCCGCGGCGCGCGGGATAGAGGCCGGCGCGGATCCGGCCGCCGCTCTCGCCGGCGCCGATATCGTCTTCACCTCGCTGCCCGACGACGAGGCTCTCAGGGGAGCGCTCGGCCCCGGCGGCACGCTGCTTGCCGGGCTGCCGGCAGGCGCGATCCTCGCCGACACCTCGACCGTCTCGCCCGACGCCTCGGCGAGGGTGGCGGCGGCGCTGGCCGGCCGCGGCGTCGCCTTCCTGCGCGCGCCGGTCTCCGGCAATCCGGTGCTTGCCGAGGCCGGGACGCTGACCGCCCTCGTCTCGGGGCCACGCGAGGCCTTCGACGCGGCCCGCCCCGCGCTTGCCGCCTTCACGCGGGCCCAGGTCCATCTCGGCGCCGGCGAAGAGGCACGCTTCGCCAAGCTCGCCATCAACCTGATGATCGCCGCGAGCGCCGGCATGATGGCCGATGCGCTGGTGCTGGCGGAGAAGGGGGGCGTGCCGTGGGATGCGATGCTGGACGCCATGGCCGACAGCGCCGCCGGCTCGCCCATGGTCAAATACAAGGTGCCGCCGCTGAAGGCGCGTGACTATGCCCCGACCTTTTCCTGCCGGCAGATGGCAAAGGATCTCGACCTGATCCTCGAGGCCGCCGCGGGGGCGGGGCTGTCCCTGCCCTATGGCGACCTGACGCGCCGGATCTATGGCGCGCTGATCGCCGACGGCAAGAGCGAGGTCGACTTCATCGCCACCGTCCAGGCCGCCGAGGAACGGGCCGGCCTTGCGGATACCGGCCGGACGCCAGGGGAATAGACCATGCTCAGCTTCAACGAGGACAACCTGACCGATGCCGTCGCCGCGCGTTTCGACGGCTGCGAGGACCCGCGTCTCAAGACCATCGTCCAGGCCCTGGTCCGGCACAGCCACGCCTTCGTCAAGGAGGTCGAGCTCACCCAGGACGAATGGGTGAAGGCGATCGGCTTCCTCACCCGCACCGGCCAGATGTGCGACGACCGGCGCCAGGAGTTCATCCTGCTCTCCGACGTGATGGGCGTCTCCATGCTGGTCGACGCCATCAATCACCGCATGCCGGACGGCGCGACCGAAACGACCGTGCTCGGGCCGTTCTATCTCGGCGAGCACCGCGTCACCGCCCACGGCACCGACATCGCCGCGGGCGTCGACGGCGAGCCGATGTATGTCGAGGCGCGCGTCAGCGCGCCCGATGGCCGGCCGCTCGCCGGAGCCCGGGTGGACATCTGGCATTCCGACGACGACGGCTTCTACGACTCGCAGAAGGGCGACGGCACGGAGCCCTCGCTCAGGGCCCGCTTCATCACCGATGCCGACGGCCGCTTCCATTTCAAGTCAATCGTGCCGTCCAGCTATCCGATCCCGCACGACGGACCCGTGGGCCAGCTCCTCGACGCCACCCGGCGCCATCCCATGCGTCCAGCCCATGTCCATTTCCACGTGTCGGCGCCGGGCTACGAGACGCTGGTGACCCATGTCTTCGTCGCCGGTGATCCCTGGCTCGACAGCGATGCGGTGTTCGGCGTCAAGGAAAGCCTGGTCGCCGATCTCGTCGCCCGCGACGAGCCGGCCTATCCCGACGGCACGCCGGCGCCGGGAGCCTGGAAGCTGCTGCATTACGATTTCGGCCTGAAGCCGCTGGCGGCGCGCCCCGCCGCGTGACGGGAGCACCCGCAGAAAGGTGACACGTGCCGCGGAGGACCTTGATGAACGCTCATGTCAGCCCCGTCGACCTCGCCGTCCCCGTTGTCTCGCTCAAGGGCATCGAAAAGACATTCCCCGGGGTGAAGGCCCTGCAGGGGGTGTCGCTCGATCTCTTTGCCGGCGAAGTGCACATGATCATGGGCGAGAACGGCGCCGGCAAGTCGACACTGATGAAGATCCTGTGCGGCGCCTATGCCGCCGATGCCGGCGAGATCTTCTACAAGGGCGCGCGCGAGACCCTGGCCGGCCCCAAGGATGCGCGCCGGCTCGGCATCGCGGTGATCTTCCAGGAATTCTCGCTCGTGCCCCATCTCGATGTCGCGCAGAACATCCTGCTCGGCCGCGAGCCAAAGGGAATGCTGCCCGGCCAGATCGACCTGAAGCGCCTCTACGGGGATGCCCAGCGCTATCTCGACATGCTCGGCAGCGATATCGACGCCCGCACGCCGGTGCACCGCCTGCGGGTCGCCGAGCAGCAGATGGTCGAGATCGCCAAGGCCCTGTCGCAGGACGCGCGCGTCCTGGTGCTGGACGAGCCGACCTCGGCGCTGTCCGACCGGGAGACCGAGCAGCTGTTCAAGGTCATCCGCAGGCTCCAGTCCGAGGGCGTCGCCATGGCCTATATCTCGCACCGCATGGCCGAGGTGTTCGAGCTCGGCGACCGCATCACCGTGCTGCGCGACGGCCAGTTCATCGGCACCCGGCTGCGCGCCGAGGCCTCCTCGGACGAGATCGTGCGGATGATGGTCGGCCGCAGCGTCGACACGAGCTACGGCAGGACCTATTGCACGGCGCCCGGGGAGACCGTCATCGCCCTTGCCGGGGTCAGCGCGGCGAACGGTCTCAGCGACGTGTCGATCGAGGTCCGGCGCGGCGAGATCGTCGGCCTCGCGGGCCTCGTCGGCTCGGGGCGGACCGAGATCGCCCGGGTCATTTTCGGTGCCGACCCGATCGCCGCCGGCGAGATCCGCTGCCGGGGCAAGGTCTATGGCCGGACCCCGACGGCCGCGCGCGACAACGGCATTGCCCTCATCCCGGAAAGCCGCAAGACCCAGGGCCTCGCCCTCGCGCGCTCGGTGCGCGACAACATCCTGGCGGCAAGCCTCGCGCGAACCTTTCCCAATGGTTGGTTCGCCCCGGCGCGGGCCCATGCGATCGCCGACGGCCTGATCGAGCGCCTGCGCATCGCCACCCCGTCGCCGGCCCAGCGCGTCGGCACGCTGTCCGGCGGCAACCAGCAGAAGGTGGTCATCGCCAAGTGGCTGAACGCCGATGCCGACCTCTTCATCTTCGACGAGCCGACGCGCGGCATCGATGTCGGTGCCAAGGCGGAGATCTTCGCGCTGATCGACAGCCTGGTGAAACAGGGCCGCGCGGTGCTGATGATCTCCTCCGAACTGCCGGAAATCGTCAGCGTCTGCGACCGCGCCTACGTCATGCGCGACAAGCGCGTCGCCGGCGAGCTCGACCGCGCCAACCTCACCCAGGAGAACGTCATGCGACTGGCGGTGCACCATGGCTGAAGCGGCCGTTCCTTCCGTCCGCAGGTCCCTGGAGCTGCGCTCGCCGGGCATCTGGGCGATCCTGGTGGTGCTGGTCGCCGCCTTCTCGCTGCTCGCCCCGGGTTTCCTCAGCGGCGGCAACATCGCCAATATCGGGCGGCAGTCGTCGATCCTCCTGATCATCGCCCTGCCGATGACGCTGATCATCCTGACCGAGGGGCTCGACCTGTCGATGGGCGCGCTGATGGCGCTCGCCAGCATGGGCATAGCCCTCGTCTCCGCCGCCGGCTATCCGGTGCCGGTGGCGATCCTCACGGGCCTTGCCATCGGTCTCGCCGGCGGCCTGTTCAACGGCCTGCTCGTCGCCAAGCTCGCCATCCCGCCCTTCGTCGGCACCCTCGGCACGCTCGGCATCGCCCATGGCCTGGCGGTCGTGCTGACCGACGGGCAGAGCGTCGTCGACATCGCCGACGCCATTCCCGATTTCTTCGGCAGCCGTGTGCTCGGCATTCCCGCGCCCGTCCTGGTCGCCGCCGCGGCCTATCTCGCCACCCATTTCCTGCTCTACCGCACGCAGTTCGGCGTCGCCATCTTCGCGCTCGGCGGCAATCGCGAGGCCTGGACGCTCGCCGGCGGCCGGGTCTGCCGCTGCCTCGTCGCCGTCTACGCCTTCGGCGGCCTGATGGTCGGCCTCGCCGGCTTCCTGTTCACCGCGCGGATGAGCGCCGGCCACCCCACCGCCTCGCTCGGCATGGAGTTCGACGCCCTCGCGGCGGTGGCGCTCGGCGGCACCTCGTTCGAGCGCGGCGACGGCTGGCTGTTCGGCACCCTGCTCGGCGTGCTGGCCATCGGCATCCTGCGCAACGGCCTCAACCTGCTCGGCTTTCCGTCCTCGATGCAGGTCATCAGCATCGGCCTCATGGTGTTGCTCGCCCTGTTCCTCGACGGTCTGAGGAGGAAGCCATGACCGATCTCGGCCTGTCCCATCCGGCCGGTTCCCGCGGCGGCCTCGGCCCACGACTGCTGACGCTCGCCGGCGGCCCGGCGATCGCCCTGCGGCTCGCCGCGGTCGCGGCGCTCTGCGTGGCGCTCGCGCTCGCGACCCCGAACTTCCTCACCGAGACCAACATCCTCAACGTGCTGCGTCAGGCGGCGCTGCTGTTCCTGGTCGGCTCGGGCCTGACGCTGGTGCTGATCGGCGGCGGCATCGACCTGTCGGTCGGCGCCAATCTCGGCCTCAGCGCCTGCCTGGCGGCGCTGACCCTCAAGGCGACCGACTCGCTCGTCCTGACCCTGCTCGTCGGCCTCGCGACCGGCACGGTGATCGGCCTTGCCAACGGCCTGGCCGTCGCGGTGATGCGCATTCCGCCCTTCATCGCCACCTACGGCATGCTCTGGGTGCTGCTCGGCATCACCTACCGGGTCATGGCAGGGGAAAGCGTGCACGGCTTCCCGCCGAGCTTCCGCTTTCTCGGCTCGGGCCATTTCCTCGGCATTCCCGTGCCGGTCTATCTGATGTTCCTCTTCCTCGCCGTCGGCGGGCTGTTCCTCGCCCGCACCCGCTGGGGACAGGAGGTCTATGCCATGGGCGCCAATCCGGAAGCGGCCCGGTTGTCGGGCATTCCGGTCCGCTCCCGGCAGATCCTCACCTATACGCTGAGCGGCGCCATGGCGGGGCTTGCCGCGCTCGTCTTCCTCGCCCGCGTCAACTCGGCCGAGGGCGATATCGGCGAGGCCATGACCCTGCCGGCGATCACCGCCGTGCTGATCGGCGGCACCTCGCTGTTCGGCGGCGTCGGCACGGTCACCGGCACCTTCATCGGCGCGCTGATCCTCACCCTCGTCATCAACGGCATGAACCTGCTGTCGGTCCATTCCAACTGGCAGCCCCTCGTCGCCGGCGTGATCGTGATCCTCGCCGTGCTGGTCGACAGCCTGACCAACCGGCGCCGGACCTGAGGCGCGCGCCGCCGGCTTCCACAACAGCGCCTTGGCCAAAAGACAATCTTCAGGAGGAACCGTCCCATGCGCAGGATCATCACAGCGGCAGCCACCTGCCTCGCTCTCGCCGGCGCGGCGCGCGCCGACGGCGAGCGGATCGCCGTCTTCACCAAGAACCAGACCAATCCGTTCTTCCAGGTCGTGCGCCTCGGCGCGGAAAACGCCGCCCGGCAGATGAACGCCACGGTCACCCACTACATCCCGACCCGGCCGGACAGCATTCCCGAGCAGATCAGCCAGATCGAGGACGTGACGGTGCGCCGGCCCAATGCCGTCGTGCTGACCCCGGTCGACTTCAAGGCGCTGACGCCGGCGATCCGGCGGCTGAACGAGGCGGGCATCCCGACCGTCAACATGACCGACCGGGCCGAGCGCGGCAATTTCGTCGCCTTCGTCGGCGCCGCCGACTACGATCTCGGCCTCGCCACCGCCCGCCACCTGTTCCAGAAGATGGGCGGCCAGGGCAATGTCGTCGCGCTCGAAGGGGTCAAGGGCACGCTCGTCTCCACCGAGCGGATGCGCGGCTTCACCGATGCGCTGAAGGAATTCCCCAACATCAAGGTGGTCGCCACCCAGGCGGCGAACTTCCAGCGGCTGAACGCCCTGCAGGTGATGGAGAACCTGATCCAGGCGCATCCCAGGATCGACGGCATCTACGCCGCCAACGACGCCATGGCGACCGGCGCCATCGAGGCCCTGGAGGCCGCCCGCCGCCAGGCGCTGGTGGTCGGCATCAATGGCACCAAGGAGGCGATCGACGCGATCAAGGCCGGCAAGATGCTGGCGAGCGGCGACTACAGCGCCTTCCTGCACGGCTGCTTCGGTGCCATGGCGGCGATCCGCCACCTGCGCGGCCTGCCTGTGCCGCGCGAGATCGTCTTTCCGGCACGGGTGGTCGATGCCACGAACTACCAGAGCCTCGACGTCGCCCCCGACCAGATGAGCTGTCCGGCCTGGGAGAGC
This portion of the bacterium YEK0313 genome encodes:
- the rbsC_2 gene encoding Ribose transport system permease protein RbsC — encoded protein: MTDLGLSHPAGSRGGLGPRLLTLAGGPAIALRLAAVAALCVALALATPNFLTETNILNVLRQAALLFLVGSGLTLVLIGGGIDLSVGANLGLSACLAALTLKATDSLVLTLLVGLATGTVIGLANGLAVAVMRIPPFIATYGMLWVLLGITYRVMAGESVHGFPPSFRFLGSGHFLGIPVPVYLMFLFLAVGGLFLARTRWGQEVYAMGANPEAARLSGIPVRSRQILTYTLSGAMAGLAALVFLARVNSAEGDIGEAMTLPAITAVLIGGTSLFGGVGTVTGTFIGALILTLVINGMNLLSVHSNWQPLVAGVIVILAVLVDSLTNRRRT
- the rbsC_1 gene encoding Ribose transport system permease protein RbsC, with translation MAEAAVPSVRRSLELRSPGIWAILVVLVAAFSLLAPGFLSGGNIANIGRQSSILLIIALPMTLIILTEGLDLSMGALMALASMGIALVSAAGYPVPVAILTGLAIGLAGGLFNGLLVAKLAIPPFVGTLGTLGIAHGLAVVLTDGQSVVDIADAIPDFFGSRVLGIPAPVLVAAAAYLATHFLLYRTQFGVAIFALGGNREAWTLAGGRVCRCLVAVYAFGGLMVGLAGFLFTARMSAGHPTASLGMEFDALAAVALGGTSFERGDGWLFGTLLGVLAIGILRNGLNLLGFPSSMQVISIGLMVLLALFLDGLRRKP
- the garR gene encoding 2-hydroxy-3-oxopropionate reductase, encoding MARIAFIGLGKLGLPMAARLVAAGHRVAGSDRAPERNALAAARGIEAGADPAAALAGADIVFTSLPDDEALRGALGPGGTLLAGLPAGAILADTSTVSPDASARVAAALAGRGVAFLRAPVSGNPVLAEAGTLTALVSGPREAFDAARPALAAFTRAQVHLGAGEEARFAKLAINLMIAASAGMMADALVLAEKGGVPWDAMLDAMADSAAGSPMVKYKVPPLKARDYAPTFSCRQMAKDLDLILEAAAGAGLSLPYGDLTRRIYGALIADGKSEVDFIATVQAAEERAGLADTGRTPGE
- a CDS encoding 8-oxoguanine deaminase, encoding MTRRVLIRGGTIVSMEPAIGELARGDLLVEGERIAAIAPSIPADDAEIVDATDRIVVPGFVNAHQHTWQTALRGIAANWTLPEYFGWVHRGLATRFRPDDIHVATLAGALGQIDAGATTLVDWCHNNPTPEHTDAAVDALVESGIRAAFFHGSPKPDPKPGEPHFSEVPHPRGEIERLARGRIGGRDGRVTLGMAILGPHYATLEVTRADLALAREFGLVASLHQGGGPARSPGGWHRLIGEGLVGPGLNIVHGNDLDDALLDRLVAAGASFTVTPENEMAQGHGVPITGRLIARGTAPSLGVDIESVVSADLFTVARMALAGQRLIDNVAGRQATGAIPPTATVTTRAALGWLTIEGARMLGLDHRIGSLSPGKQADLVLLDASRLNLFPVHDPIASVVMQAGIANVESVMIGGRFAKRHGRLIRTDLAGLKARLKASGQRILGELGLAAAA
- the tfdF gene encoding Maleylacetate reductase, giving the protein MVGPFVYGALPARVVFGSGTLATLPRELERLGRSRALVLTTPQQSGEGERLAGLIGRAAAGVHAGAVMHTPVEATETAVAALSASGADCVVALGGGSTIGLGKALALRTGIDQIAIPTTYAGSEMTPILGETRDGVKTTQRSLAVLPETVIYDVDLTLTLPAGLSGTSGINAIAHAVEALYAEDRNPVTSLMAEEAIRALGRALPRIAAEPADRAARADALYGAWLAGSCLGTVGMALHHKLCHTLGGSFDLPHAETHTVILPHALAYNRSAAAEATARAARALGTADAPRGLFDLAGAVGARRSLRELGMAETDIDRAADLAVRNPYWNPRPIERDAVRALIARAWAGAPPAEAAA
- a CDS encoding Stress responsive A/B Barrel Domain protein, yielding MTGPIKHIVMWRLRADTPEERIAARRKVKDAFEGLIGRIEGLTHIEVGVDISNVDYACDVVLVSEFADAAGLERYASHPEHLRVRQELGDLRIARHQVDYVADRARSA
- the rbsB gene encoding D-ribose-binding periplasmic protein precursor; its protein translation is MRRIITAAATCLALAGAARADGERIAVFTKNQTNPFFQVVRLGAENAARQMNATVTHYIPTRPDSIPEQISQIEDVTVRRPNAVVLTPVDFKALTPAIRRLNEAGIPTVNMTDRAERGNFVAFVGAADYDLGLATARHLFQKMGGQGNVVALEGVKGTLVSTERMRGFTDALKEFPNIKVVATQAANFQRLNALQVMENLIQAHPRIDGIYAANDAMATGAIEALEAARRQALVVGINGTKEAIDAIKAGKMLASGDYSAFLHGCFGAMAAIRHLRGLPVPREIVFPARVVDATNYQSLDVAPDQMSCPAWESIVPAGRS
- the rbsA_2 gene encoding Ribose import ATP-binding protein RbsA; this encodes MNAHVSPVDLAVPVVSLKGIEKTFPGVKALQGVSLDLFAGEVHMIMGENGAGKSTLMKILCGAYAADAGEIFYKGARETLAGPKDARRLGIAVIFQEFSLVPHLDVAQNILLGREPKGMLPGQIDLKRLYGDAQRYLDMLGSDIDARTPVHRLRVAEQQMVEIAKALSQDARVLVLDEPTSALSDRETEQLFKVIRRLQSEGVAMAYISHRMAEVFELGDRITVLRDGQFIGTRLRAEASSDEIVRMMVGRSVDTSYGRTYCTAPGETVIALAGVSAANGLSDVSIEVRRGEIVGLAGLVGSGRTEIARVIFGADPIAAGEIRCRGKVYGRTPTAARDNGIALIPESRKTQGLALARSVRDNILAASLARTFPNGWFAPARAHAIADGLIERLRIATPSPAQRVGTLSGGNQQKVVIAKWLNADADLFIFDEPTRGIDVGAKAEIFALIDSLVKQGRAVLMISSELPEIVSVCDRAYVMRDKRVAGELDRANLTQENVMRLAVHHG
- the npcC gene encoding Hydroxyquinol 1,2-dioxygenase; amino-acid sequence: MLSFNEDNLTDAVAARFDGCEDPRLKTIVQALVRHSHAFVKEVELTQDEWVKAIGFLTRTGQMCDDRRQEFILLSDVMGVSMLVDAINHRMPDGATETTVLGPFYLGEHRVTAHGTDIAAGVDGEPMYVEARVSAPDGRPLAGARVDIWHSDDDGFYDSQKGDGTEPSLRARFITDADGRFHFKSIVPSSYPIPHDGPVGQLLDATRRHPMRPAHVHFHVSAPGYETLVTHVFVAGDPWLDSDAVFGVKESLVADLVARDEPAYPDGTPAPGAWKLLHYDFGLKPLAARPAA